GACGATCGCCGACCTGACCGCCGAAAAGATGGTGGAGACGGGCCTCAAGCGGTGCTCATTTGTGACCGGAGCCAATTACGCCGGCCAGCTGGTCAATTATTTCGGGGATGGAAAGGAATGGGGTTTCGAGGAAATCGACTACCGTTTCCAATATCAGCCCGATGGAATCCCTTCAGCCCTCCTTGCAACCGAAACCTACAACGCCGGCCACAAGATATTTCTGCATCTGGGAGACAATGTCATCGATTACAATTTCAAACGGGATTGGGACAAATTCGCGGAGAGCGGCCACGGGTGCCGGATTTTTCTCACTTCCATCCCCGACCCGACCCGTTTCGGCATCGCGGAAATCAACGAGGGAACGATCGTCTCCCTGGAGGAAAAACCCAAAGAGCCCAAAGGCAATCTGGCGGTCATCGGGGCTTATTTTTTCGATGAAACCGTCTTTGAAAGGGCAAAGAGTTTGCGCCCGTCGGCCCGCGGCGAGACCGAGGTCATCGACCTGATCAAATCCTACTTGCGGGATTCCAGGGTCGACTACCGGATTCTGGACGGTTTTTATTGCGATGTGGGGACCCCCGATCAGATCATCAGGGTCGTGAATTGGTACGATAAAAAAAGAAAGGCAAATCCCGGCACGATAAAAAAAGAAAGGCAAATCCCGGCGTCTGATGGAACCCCTCATCCCTTTTTGCAAACCCTATCTGACCGGCAAGGAGGAAATCTATCTCAAAGAGGCCGTAACCGGACGCGAGTGGGCCGGAGACGGCCCCTTTTCACGACGCTCCACTCAACTCTTGAGCCGGCTGGCCGGTAAACCGGTCTATCTCACGTCATCGGGAACCCATGCCCTGGAGCTTGCCGTGATGGCCTTGAATTTGGAACCGGGGAGCGAAGTGATTCTGCCCTCCTTCACTTTTTCCTCCACCGCCAATGCCGTTGTCAACGTGGGGCTCAAACCCGTTTTCGTCGATATCCGCCGGGACACGTTGAACATCGACGAGACCTTGATCGAGGAATCGATCACCCGGAAGACACGGGCCGTCATCCCGGTTCACTATGCCGGCGTTGGCTGTGAAATGGGCCCCATTCTGGAGACGGCGACAAAATACGGGCTTAAGGTCATCGAGGACGCCGCCCAGGGGATCATGGCCTCTTACGAGGGTAAGCCGTTGGGGTCTTTGGGGGATTTGGGGATCCTCAGTTTTCATCAGACCAAAAACATCACCTGCGGCGAGGGAGGAGCGATCATCGTCTCCAACCCGGCTTATGTGAAGGCCGTCGAAATCCACCGTGAAAAAGGAACGAACCGCACCGCTTTTTTAAGGAACGAAACCAGCAAGTATGTGTGGCTCGACCGAGGATCGAGTTACCTGCTGGGGGATCTGCTGGCCTCATTCCTGTACGCCCAGCTTCTGGAACTCGATCAGATCACCCAGTCCAGAAAAGAGAGATTCGATTATTACCGATCGGAGTTTGAATCCTTGAATGGGCGCCATCTCCGCCTTCCCGTCATCCCTGAAAAATGCCGGTCTAATTATCATCTTTTTTTTGTGTTGCTCGAGAGCAAAGGGATTCGGGATCGTTTGATGGATTTCCTTCGGGAACGGGGGATCGAGGCGACCTTCCACTTCCACCCCCTGCATAACGCGCCGGCGGCGGAAAAATTCTCCACGAGTCAACGCCCGCTTCCCGTGACCGTCGAAGCCGGCGAGACCCTTCTCCGTTTGCCCCTGTATCCCGACCTGCAACGCGAAGAACAGAAAAGGATTGTCGATGCGATCAAAGATTTCTTTTCCTAACAACCCGCTCGCGGAGTGGGGAAAAAGATGAAATTCCTGCTCCTAAGTCTTATCTTCTTCATTCTTATGATCGCGACACATTTTCTCTTCTGCAAATTCCGGAAGAATAGAAAGGTAGACGCCACTCTGATTTCACTCATCGCCTTATTCTGGCTTGCTATTTTTATTATTTTCCTTATCTTGACTGATAGGTTTTTGACAACACACGATCATCATTTAACTCTTTGGAATATGCCTCTCGTCCTAACATCGATTTTAATCTATCTTTCGCTGGTTCCATTTTATTTTTTGACGCACCTCAACACCGTACATCAAAGCCCCTCTCTTGCCATTTTATTATCTTTCCGGTCGAGAAAAAATCTGATTCACAAACAACTCATTCAAGAATGGCCTGATGAAAAGTTGATCACTCCGCGATTAATAGATCTTCTTATTTCGAGATGCGTCTCTTTCAGGAAAGGCAAATATTATCTGTTGCCACGGGGAAAACTGATTGTCCGTATTACACAGAATTACCAAAAGCTCCTAAATCTGAATATTGGCGGTTGAAATGGGCATACAAACGAGTTGGATAGACCAGTTTGTTTTGATAAACACTTTCTCAAGTTTCTTTTTGTTTGTGTTGATCCACATTACCGTTTTTCGGTTTGTCAGCCAAAAAAGTATTCTCAAATGGCTCGAACGCTTGTTTTGGATAATTGGAGGAGTCAACATTGCCGTCAACGTCAGTTTCATTTTCATTCCGGAAATCCATCTAAAGATGGGCTATTCAACGAGCGGTTTACTTCTTTCTCTGATTTGTTCATTTTTTATTTTTGTAATATTGACTTTTGTCTACGCTGGTGCAACCTATGGTATGTACGAATCATCCTTAAGAATAAGACTCCTTCGAGAAATAGCCGCGGGAGACGATCAAGGGATTTCACTCAATGAGCTCTTGGAACGATATAACGCTCAGATCTTGCTTCAAACGAGACTTGCCAGGCTTATGTCTTCGGGGGAACTCGTACGAAACGGTGATGCCTACCATTTGGGTCGAAGCTTCGGCCTTTTTATCCTTTATGCTCGGGTTGTAGCAGCGCTCCGGCGCATCTTTGGAGAACCTGAAGTATGCGACTATTCCTATCGAAAGAAAATTTGTGACTTTAAGAAATTACAAGACTGAAATTGCGTTGATTAGTTTGGTGCTCCTCATGTCACACGGCCTTTTGCTCATCAACGATGGTTGTTATTGGGAAGATTGGACTATTTTGCGCTTGAAAGATCAGGGATGGCACGTCCTCTACCATAACACCAGGGTGTGGGGTAACATTTTTATGCCCTACCTGATGGCGTTGATAGACAGCATCTCAGACTCTCTTTTTATCTACAAGTTCGTCATCTTTGCAAACCTCAGCGGGGCCACTCTCTGCGTTTTCCTCCTGGCCCTTGACTCCAAAGCCATAACGTCCTTTGAGGCGTTATGGATTGCACTTCTTTTTGCGTCCTATCCTGGGATCAAAACATGGCCGGCCTCCATCCTGCTTGTATCTCATTCGGCCTGTTATTTCCTGTTTTTTTTAGCCTGCTTTGTCTCCATCATTAAACTCCCAAACACTGTTAATCGTTCACTCAAAGTCTTGTATAGAAGTTTATCTCTCGTCCTCTTTTATCTTTCTTTCAACACCAATTCGTTTCTCTCTTTTTACTTCGGTTTTCTCCTCTATTGGTTTTTACTCGAAAGGGAAAAGGCCGGAACTCCATCTCTAAATTTTGGTTCCATCATCCTTTTTTTGAGGTCAAAGCTAGATTACATCTTTTTGCCCTTTGTTTTTTGGACCGTGAAGATCACTTTTTATCAGCTCGACCAAGCTCATTCCTCTTATAATCGCCTCCTGTGGGACCCCATCTCATTTTCTAAAAATTTCCTAAAGCACATTCATTACACTCTATTCCAAGGATTAGATGGCGCTCTCCTCGGTGTCTTGCAGAACCCCGTCTGGAGTCTCATTTTGATACTGTGCCTCTTCCTGTTCATGAAGAAGTATTGTAGCTCGCGCTCCAACGTTTCCGAGATATATTACAAAATATCCCCAATACGATTACTGACTCTTTTTGGCCTCACCCTATTGGGAATGGCCCTCTTCTCCTATGCAGTCGTTGGGAAATCCCCAATCGAAGACGAACATGAAACAAGACATGCCCTTCTGACTCCCTTGCCGGTTGCAATTTTATGTGTAGCCTTTTCGCGGTTTTTTTCTCAAAAGAATTGGCATCAAGCGCGATGGATCTTACTGACAGCACTTTTGGGGGGATTTATCATCAGCTCCAGCGGTAATTATCTGATATGGCAGGCTCGATGGATAAAAACGCGTTCCATCATGGAGCATTTGACCGCCAATCCGGAGGCAGGCCAATATTCGACTTATATTATCGTTGACGAATACCCAATCGGCAAGGAATATGACGCCGTGACCGAATGGATCGGACTTTTCAACAAAATCTGGGGGGGAAAAAATCGGAATGTTTTCTATCTACGAGGATTTTCTGAAAATTCCACCGGCGATCCATGGAACGATCTCAAGAGGCCCCAAGCGGTCATACGAACTTATAACGGGGCCTACGAAGATTACAGATTTGCTGTGCTCTTATATTATTATCATCGGTTAATGAGCGGTGACGCCAAATTCAAGATCTTTTTAAGGTTATTCACGCGCGTCGAAGTCACAGAACAATGAACGGACGAGTCCCGGGAACTGCCCCTTCGCATTGTCTCCGAGCAACAGCGCCTCTACGAAGCGCAAAACCGGGTAAAGAAAATTTGAGCGATGAGAACGGCATGAAGAGACTCTTCGACATTGTTTTGGCCCTTTTTTTATCAGCCGTCTTCTTGTTGCCGTCTTTCATCATTGCATGCGCCATCCGACTCACTGCAAAAGGACCGGCGCTCTACTGGTCCGAGCGGATCGGGCGTTTTAACCGAATTTTCCTGATGCCCAAGTTTCGAACCATGAGAGTGGATACCCCCCAAATGCCACTCATATGATGAAAAATCCGGAACAATGGTTGACGCCCGTTGGCAATATTTTGCGGCGCACAAGCCTGGATGAATTGCCCCAGTTATGGAGCATTTTGAAAGGAGATATGACTTTTGTGGGGCCAAGACCGGCCCTGTTCAACCAACACGATCTGATCGCCCTTAGAAAAGAAACAGGAGTTGACCGGCTTGTACCCGGCTTAACCGGCTGGGCGCAAATAAACGGCCGGGATGAACTGCCCATTTCCCAGAAGGTCGAGCTTGATGCTGAATATTTACAGAAGCGGTCATTTTATTTTGACCTGAAAATTCTTTTTATCACAATATTCAAGGCTCCTTACGGTATTGGAGTCAGCCACTGATGAAAACACCCCCGAAGCCGTCACATCCACAAGCCGTCATCATTGGCGCCGGAATCGTCGGCCTTCATGTTGCGAACGCCTTGCGGGAGGCGGGGCATGAGGTTTATGTTCTGGAAAAAGAACCGTATCTTGCGGGGCATGCCAGCGGCCGGAACAGCGGGGTCATTCATGCCGGGATTTTCTACGAGCCCGGCAGTTTCAAGGAAAAGGTCTGCATTGAGGGAAATCGTTTAACGTATGAATGGCTTAAAAAACTGGACGTCCCCCATAAACAGTGCGGAAAATGGGTCGTGCCGGAAGGGCCCGGCCAAGAAGGAGAACTGGAATCTTTTTACGGGAGGATCCGGAAACTCCCCATTCCCGAGCCGCTTCTTTTGCCGGCCGGCGAAGTGAAAAGACGGGAACCCCGCCTGCGTGAGACGCCGGCCGTCCTTGTGCCTTCCACCGGCATTGTCGATGCCGCCGGGTATCTCAAGACTCTGGCCAATTATCTGGAAAAAAGAGGGGTCGTCGTCATCCTCAACTGCCGGGTGTTTGAAGCAAACGGACAGACGCTGAAAACAACACGCGGTGAAATTCCCTTTGACCTGGCCGTTAACTGTGCGGGACTTTTTTCCGACGAGGTGGCCCGGTTGGCGGGTTTGTCGGGGTATGAAATCCGGCCGTGTCGGGGCGACTACTACATCCTCGCAAAAGAGGTCATCGGCCGCCCCGTTTATCACCTCCCGGTTACGGAGTCACATGGCCTGGGGATTCACCTTACGCCGACGCTCGACGGCCAGACGTTGATCGGGCCGAACGCCTTCTTTATCGAAAAAAAGGACAACTACCTGCACGC
This is a stretch of genomic DNA from Deltaproteobacteria bacterium. It encodes these proteins:
- the rffA gene encoding dTDP-4-amino-4,6-dideoxygalactose transaminase, which produces MMEPLIPFCKPYLTGKEEIYLKEAVTGREWAGDGPFSRRSTQLLSRLAGKPVYLTSSGTHALELAVMALNLEPGSEVILPSFTFSSTANAVVNVGLKPVFVDIRRDTLNIDETLIEESITRKTRAVIPVHYAGVGCEMGPILETATKYGLKVIEDAAQGIMASYEGKPLGSLGDLGILSFHQTKNITCGEGGAIIVSNPAYVKAVEIHREKGTNRTAFLRNETSKYVWLDRGSSYLLGDLLASFLYAQLLELDQITQSRKERFDYYRSEFESLNGRHLRLPVIPEKCRSNYHLFFVLLESKGIRDRLMDFLRERGIEATFHFHPLHNAPAAEKFSTSQRPLPVTVEAGETLLRLPLYPDLQREEQKRIVDAIKDFFS
- a CDS encoding NAD(P)/FAD-dependent oxidoreductase; its protein translation is MKTPPKPSHPQAVIIGAGIVGLHVANALREAGHEVYVLEKEPYLAGHASGRNSGVIHAGIFYEPGSFKEKVCIEGNRLTYEWLKKLDVPHKQCGKWVVPEGPGQEGELESFYGRIRKLPIPEPLLLPAGEVKRREPRLRETPAVLVPSTGIVDAAGYLKTLANYLEKRGVVVILNCRVFEANGQTLKTTRGEIPFDLAVNCAGLFSDEVARLAGLSGYEIRPCRGDYYILAKEVIGRPVYHLPVTESHGLGIHLTPTLDGQTLIGPNAFFIEKKDNYLHASPDARPFESAIAYYLPEFRSSGISPAYSGNRSKLFIDGRAMPEFTVIRKKNWIHVLGIESPGLTSAPALSNYIVEGI